The Megachile rotundata isolate GNS110a chromosome 8, iyMegRotu1, whole genome shotgun sequence genome has a segment encoding these proteins:
- the Zyx gene encoding lipoma-preferred partner zyxin isoform X1: MSNVGNLEQQIASLQINHGDNVATIKPGKKVGPAVPPKPKKSQPQNLFQIPQSYTIKVPSVPSYSTVLNNSGTNEKSSNLYMNSPSSYVPLNMEKNDFSLSSSTNGKDVHKSYQNNENYYAHQIEEKFEPKYGYDEKNYYSNIGNIPAPQVPVDDHSRSMRNVVYSNIDPPISMPVNKTGPKTEKDIIYSNIQWNSKPENTYCNIPAAAHNNDDLPPPPEPSEYVPCVPGNSFPPPPEELPPPPSPVSSSYSELRRATYQTDFPSDNYPNDIYGPSSQSSSTYESIYEPINPRPPSQLSCNYSMYSGYGSATSTQPQGKVSPVKEVDVLTDLLVQGMEDNAEDADIYGICAQCGRKVEGEGTGCSAMDKVFHIDCFCCYVCKVNLQGKPFYSLESKPYCEEDYLNTLEKCCVCTRPILDRILRATGKPYHPSCFTCVVCDQSLDGIPFTVDATNQIHCIQCFHKKFAPRCCVCKLPIMPEPGQDETVRVVALDRSFHIQCYKCEDCGLILSSDSEGRGCYPLDDHVLCKSCNATRVQALTSHMTTEL, from the exons ATGTCCAATGTCGGTAATTTGGAACAACAAattgcaagtttgcaaattaatCATGGAGATAATGTCGCAACTATCAAGCCTGGAAAGAAGGTGGGACCAGCTGTTCCTCCTAAACCAAAAAAATCACAACCCCAG AATTTGTTCCAGATACCACAAAGTTACACTATAAAGGTTCCATCTGTGCCATCGTACAGTACTGTACTTAACAATTCCGGAACGAATGAgaaatcatcaaatttatacATGAATTCTCCTTCGTCATATGTGCCATTAAATATGGAAAAAAATGATTTTTCATTGTCATCGTCCACAAATGGAAAAGATGTTCATAAAAGTTATCAAAACAACGAGAATTATTACGCGCACCAAATAGAGGAGAAGTTCGAACCGAAATATGGTTACGATGAAAAAAATTACTACTCGAATATTGGAAATATACCTGCTCCTCAAGTTCCAGTCGACGATCATTCAAGATCAATGAGAAACGTTGTATACAGCAATATAGATCCTCCGATATCCATGCCAGTTAATAAAACTGGGCCTAAGACAGAAAAAGACATTATCTACAGTAATATTCAATGGAACTCTAAACCAGAGAATACATATTGCAATATACCCGCTGCTGCTCATAACAATG ATGACTTACCACCACCACCAGAACCCTCAGAATACGTTCCTTGTGTACCAGGCAATTCTTTCCCGCCTCCACCCGAAGAACTACCACCTCCGCCAAGTCCTGTATCTTCCAGCTACAGTGAATTAAGACGTGCCACTTATCAAACAGATTTTCCTTCGGATAATTATCCAAACGATATTTATGGTCCAAGCTCGCAATCCAGTTCGACGTACGAATCTATATACGAACCGATTAATCCCAGACCGCCATCGCAGCTTTCTTGTAATTATTCCATGTATTCTGGTTACGGATCAGCTACGTCCACGCAGCCACAAGGGAAAGTATCTCCGGTTAAAGAA GTGGATGTTCTGACCGACCTGTTAGTCCAAGGAATGGAGGATAATGCCGAAGATGCCGACATTTATGGAATTTGTGCACAATGCGGTCGTAAAGTCGAAGGCGAAGGTACCGGTTGCTCCGCGATGGATAAGGTGTTTCATATCGACTGTTTTTGTTGTTACGTTTGTAAAGTAAATCTACAGGGTAAACCGTTTTATTCGTTGGAAAGCAAACCGTACTGCGAGGAAGATTATTTGAATACTTTGGAAAAATGCTGCGTTTGTACCAGACCGATACTCGATAGGATATTAAGAGCCACAGGAAAACCTTATCATCCATCCTGTTTCACGTGCGTAGTTTGTGACCAAAGCTTAGACGGTATACCTTTCACGGTAGACGCAACGAACCAAATTCACTGTATACAATGTTTCCACAA GAAATTTGCTCCACGTTGTTGCGTTTGTAAATTACCAATTATGCCAGAACCAGGGCAGGACGAAACTGTACGGGTTGTAGCATTGGATCGTAGTTTCCACATTCAGTGTTACAAATGCGAAGACTGTGGGTTAATTCTTTCTTCCGATTCCGAAGGACGCGGATGTTATCCTCTGGATGATCATGTACTGTGTAAAAGTTGTAACGCTACTCGCGTGCAAGCACTGACATCACACATGACGACTGAATTGTAA
- the Zyx gene encoding lipoma-preferred partner zyxin isoform X2 codes for MSNVGNLEQQIASLQINHGDNVATIKPGKKVGPAVPPKPKKSQPQIPQSYTIKVPSVPSYSTVLNNSGTNEKSSNLYMNSPSSYVPLNMEKNDFSLSSSTNGKDVHKSYQNNENYYAHQIEEKFEPKYGYDEKNYYSNIGNIPAPQVPVDDHSRSMRNVVYSNIDPPISMPVNKTGPKTEKDIIYSNIQWNSKPENTYCNIPAAAHNNDDLPPPPEPSEYVPCVPGNSFPPPPEELPPPPSPVSSSYSELRRATYQTDFPSDNYPNDIYGPSSQSSSTYESIYEPINPRPPSQLSCNYSMYSGYGSATSTQPQGKVSPVKEVDVLTDLLVQGMEDNAEDADIYGICAQCGRKVEGEGTGCSAMDKVFHIDCFCCYVCKVNLQGKPFYSLESKPYCEEDYLNTLEKCCVCTRPILDRILRATGKPYHPSCFTCVVCDQSLDGIPFTVDATNQIHCIQCFHKKFAPRCCVCKLPIMPEPGQDETVRVVALDRSFHIQCYKCEDCGLILSSDSEGRGCYPLDDHVLCKSCNATRVQALTSHMTTEL; via the exons ATGTCCAATGTCGGTAATTTGGAACAACAAattgcaagtttgcaaattaatCATGGAGATAATGTCGCAACTATCAAGCCTGGAAAGAAGGTGGGACCAGCTGTTCCTCCTAAACCAAAAAAATCACAACCCCAG ATACCACAAAGTTACACTATAAAGGTTCCATCTGTGCCATCGTACAGTACTGTACTTAACAATTCCGGAACGAATGAgaaatcatcaaatttatacATGAATTCTCCTTCGTCATATGTGCCATTAAATATGGAAAAAAATGATTTTTCATTGTCATCGTCCACAAATGGAAAAGATGTTCATAAAAGTTATCAAAACAACGAGAATTATTACGCGCACCAAATAGAGGAGAAGTTCGAACCGAAATATGGTTACGATGAAAAAAATTACTACTCGAATATTGGAAATATACCTGCTCCTCAAGTTCCAGTCGACGATCATTCAAGATCAATGAGAAACGTTGTATACAGCAATATAGATCCTCCGATATCCATGCCAGTTAATAAAACTGGGCCTAAGACAGAAAAAGACATTATCTACAGTAATATTCAATGGAACTCTAAACCAGAGAATACATATTGCAATATACCCGCTGCTGCTCATAACAATG ATGACTTACCACCACCACCAGAACCCTCAGAATACGTTCCTTGTGTACCAGGCAATTCTTTCCCGCCTCCACCCGAAGAACTACCACCTCCGCCAAGTCCTGTATCTTCCAGCTACAGTGAATTAAGACGTGCCACTTATCAAACAGATTTTCCTTCGGATAATTATCCAAACGATATTTATGGTCCAAGCTCGCAATCCAGTTCGACGTACGAATCTATATACGAACCGATTAATCCCAGACCGCCATCGCAGCTTTCTTGTAATTATTCCATGTATTCTGGTTACGGATCAGCTACGTCCACGCAGCCACAAGGGAAAGTATCTCCGGTTAAAGAA GTGGATGTTCTGACCGACCTGTTAGTCCAAGGAATGGAGGATAATGCCGAAGATGCCGACATTTATGGAATTTGTGCACAATGCGGTCGTAAAGTCGAAGGCGAAGGTACCGGTTGCTCCGCGATGGATAAGGTGTTTCATATCGACTGTTTTTGTTGTTACGTTTGTAAAGTAAATCTACAGGGTAAACCGTTTTATTCGTTGGAAAGCAAACCGTACTGCGAGGAAGATTATTTGAATACTTTGGAAAAATGCTGCGTTTGTACCAGACCGATACTCGATAGGATATTAAGAGCCACAGGAAAACCTTATCATCCATCCTGTTTCACGTGCGTAGTTTGTGACCAAAGCTTAGACGGTATACCTTTCACGGTAGACGCAACGAACCAAATTCACTGTATACAATGTTTCCACAA GAAATTTGCTCCACGTTGTTGCGTTTGTAAATTACCAATTATGCCAGAACCAGGGCAGGACGAAACTGTACGGGTTGTAGCATTGGATCGTAGTTTCCACATTCAGTGTTACAAATGCGAAGACTGTGGGTTAATTCTTTCTTCCGATTCCGAAGGACGCGGATGTTATCCTCTGGATGATCATGTACTGTGTAAAAGTTGTAACGCTACTCGCGTGCAAGCACTGACATCACACATGACGACTGAATTGTAA